ATAATATCAAAATCCTCTCCTAGTGCTTGAGTTAAATACTCAGCACTCCACTTTTTTCTCGGCGTGATCTGAAGAGGCTTATTTCTCAAATAATCAAGGAACTCTTCCCTACTCTTAAATGTTGTACCCCCATGAACAAAAAGAACTTGCATGTGAACTTAGTACTCTCGCCACTGATGGTGGCACTTTGTACATTTAAAGAACTGCGTTTCGGACTCATCTCCTGAACGAGTCTGTTGCAACCAGTATTCTGCTTCATCATGGCCGCACTTATCACATTTCACCTTTGTTAAAGGATTGGTGCGAACATCCTCTTCAACAACTTCTACCGGAGCTGCATCTTTTTGTTTTTCTTCAAACTTAAGATCGTTGCCTGCTGAAGAATAGCCACAACTACACTGGGAAACCGTTTTTCCATCTTCCACTTTTGGACGTAGTAGCGATCCGCAGTCTGGGCAAAACATCAAGGAATTAGTTTTCCAAAACTTTATAAAAATTGCGTTGGAAGAGGAAAAGAAGAATTTGAACCTTCATAATAACCTATTTTAATAAGATCTCTCTTAACACGACCATGAGCAATAATCTCTTCACCAAAGCATTTAGTGCATATATGTCTTCTGGACATAATCCTCAAACAGAGGTTAAGACAGTGGTCTTCACGAACCCCTATCAAGTTATTAAGGGATTTATGAAAAATTATGTGAAATTTTTGAGTAGCGAAGACCAAAGATTTGAACCCTTACAAGATCCCCGCCTCTTCGCGCTTCCCAACATTATAGACTATTT
Above is a window of Candidatus Woesearchaeota archaeon DNA encoding:
- a CDS encoding transcription factor S, with the translated sequence MMFCPDCGSLLRPKVEDGKTVSQCSCGYSSAGNDLKFEEKQKDAAPVEVVEEDVRTNPLTKVKCDKCGHDEAEYWLQQTRSGDESETQFFKCTKCHHQWREY